One Spinacia oleracea cultivar Varoflay chromosome 4, BTI_SOV_V1, whole genome shotgun sequence DNA segment encodes these proteins:
- the LOC130459386 gene encoding uncharacterized protein codes for MAKNRGKNKFVVGSSSERENVPSGRLPKSSRGRPSERPLEKSSIGWDASEDERATSGERAGFSGVRRRYSEFPVHWSEADPKGKYASILHETTQIDGPLEKSVSGDWLVEAKLGNYHRKAEELYGIQHALGYWCELPEQERPRVTHPPRGFISVYTHHLENGLRFPLDPFVSEVLVSYNISLAQLTPKSMRHIIGFRWVCDFVNFPCSVAIFRDLHDLVLNHASKGDGYGWWTIVNKKSRKRGDPNYITAYPYLSSDHNWKTEWLLVRVPTDPKHPNFYRPPKWFVAPDPDMRGVAAPDRNHRHYVDLLQWFLAQEDNHRLPSSWLPNLNYILREDILAVAGLSRIFDREYGFSCIDPKKLGISLDLKTIHDPAPEYKFGKDNPRNPRLKDYVLSPLGVARISEVRADPWDSASSVEAVPVKVVLPELKTTSDPDQRKRKGSTLLRPSTHPKKAKASQPSEKEAVSEVMPPPKNLLHFMPLPGQKLKSVVVAEPPAVDQPLIEEDIIPSPLKPSAALGIEIQDITEVMEAIEADFVPGSDVPEVAGEKKESADLPFEREKSPDKEMIDLSGPEAAVPEVQKEVPSAGEEEQPEQGLTRKRRHSTLGSTSTSALDRLIHADPCSDVPLKRIPEEVREAMARYARAPILGEDPLAHVGSLVGPEAARENLLRANPQWRVPGAEERNPAMMAQYYLNEAVFWSSFASECSSVEEKQLRKYREAYARDIPILDQKAGQLLSELTELKQLYLHYSREARESAEKIGTEVGQLIFRVEEDAEKIASFAEEKKDMAAKFASELEEKDRLFQEMKSKFEAADKERKEAELRLHHFVQHRELIQQQADKVPVLRLKLREKDDYIRKLEQERVNLYTADQCREQYWNGILGARRMFAKHMPHFPWNEKVPLWMQAEDHLVECQADRDEAEAERQAALAEARAQKATSEGDTTAGGSSKDAPLGAASETPKS; via the exons atggcaaagaataggggcaaaaaCAAGTTCGttgttggctcctctagtgagagagagaacgtgccttcggggagGTTACCGAAATCTTCGAGGGGTCGACCTTCGGAGAGGCCGTTGGAGAAGAGTTcgattggttgggatgcttccgaaGATGAACGTGCAACCTCTGGTGAGAGAGCTGGCTTTTCGGGTGTTCGTCGTCGTTACtccgagtttccagttcattggtcggaagctgatccgaagggcaagtatgcctcaattttgcatgagaccacgcagatcgacggtccgttggagaaatcggtcagcggtgactggttggtggaagcgaagttagggaattatcatcggaaggccgaggagctatacggaattcagcatgccttggggtactggtgcgagcttcctgaacaagagcgtcctcgggtgactcatccaccgagggggttcatttccgtgtatactcaccatttggagaatggtctccgctttcctttggatccgttcgtatccgaggttttggtgtcgtacaacattagtttggcccagctcacacccaaatctatgaggcacataatcggatttagatgggtgtgtgacttcgtcaatttcccttgctctgtcgctatttttcgggatcttcacgatctggttctcaaccatgcttccaagggtgatgggtatggttggtggaccattgtcaacaagaagtcccgaaagaggggggatccgaactacatcacggcgtacccctaccttagctctgaccacaattggaagacggagtggttgctcgtccgtgtgccgacggatccgaagcatcccaacttttatcgtcctccgaagtggttcgtggctcctgatcctgatatgagggGTGTGGCGGCTCCAGATCGGAACCATCGCCACTATGTGGacctcctccagtggttcttggctcaagaggataaccaccgactgccgtctagctggctcccgaatctcaattacattctgagggaggacattcttgctgttgccggtctcagcaggatttttgacaggg agtacggctttagctgcattgatcctaagaagttgggcatttctttggatttgaagactattcacgacccggctcccgagtacaagttcggaaaagataaccctcgtaatcctcgtctgaaggattacgtgttgtctcctttgggggttgctcggatatccgaagttcgagctgatccgtgggattccgcCTCTTCTGTTGAAGCTGTTCCTGTGAAGGTTGTGCTTCCTGAGTTGAAGACGActtcggatccg gatcaacgcaaaaggaagggtagcactcttttgaggccttccacgcatccgaagaaagcgaaggcttctcagccctcggagaag GAAGCagtttcggaagtcatgcctcctcctaagaatcttcttcacttcatgcccttgccagggcagaagttaaagagtgtggtggttgctgaaCCGCCGGCCGTGGATCAGCCGTTgatcgaggaagatatcatccCTTCTCCCCTTAAACCATCTGCTGCTTTGGGGATCgaaatccaggatatcaccgaggtgatggaggcgattgaagccgattTTGTTCCTGGTTCGGATGTCCCTGAGGTAGCTGGGGAGAAGAAGGAGTCTGCTGATCTTCCCTTCGAGAGGGAGAAGAGTCCAGACAAGGAGATGATAGATCTCTCGGGCCCCGAAGCTGCGGTCCCCGAGGTTCAGAAAGAGGTTCCCTCTGCTggagaggaggagcagcccgagcaaggtttgacgaggaagaggcgccactcaactttgggttctacttctacctcggccctggataggctgatccatgctgatccctgttcggatgttccgctaaaacggatccccgaagaagtaagggaggcgatggctcgatatgccagggctccgattttgggagaggaccctttggctcacgtgggatccttggtgggccccgaggctgctcgggagaatctgcttcgtgctaacccgcagtggagggttcctggggccgaagagaggaatccggcaatgatggcccagtactatctgaacgag gctgttttctggtcttcgttcgcttccgagtgtagctcggttgaggagaaacaactgaggaaatatcgtgaggcttatgctcgtgatattcccattttggaccagaaggctgggcaactcctctccgagcttacggaactcaagcagctgtaccttcactatagtcgcgaggctagagagtctgctgagaagatcgggaccgaggttggccagctcatcttccgagttgaagaggatgctgagaagatcgcttcctttgctgaggagaagaaggatatggccgctaagttcgctagcgaacttgaGGAAAAAGATAGACTCTTCCAGGAGATGAAGTCTAAATTTGAAGCGGCCGACAAGGAGCGTAAAGAGGCGGAGTTAAGGCTCCACCATTTTGTCCAGCATCGGGAGCTGATCCAGCAGCAAGCTGATAAGGTGCCTGTCCTTCGGCTGAAGCTTCGGGAAAAAGATGACTATATTCGGAAGCTGGAGCAGGAGCGAGTcaacctctacactgctgatcagtgtagagagcagtactggaacggcatcctgggtgctcggcgcatgtttgcgaagcacatgcctcacttcccttggaacgagaaagttcctctatggatgcaggccgaggaccacttggtggaatgccaagctgatcgagatgaagctgaagctgaacgccaagctgctcttgcagaggctcgggcccagaaggcaacttccgaaggtgataccactgctgggggttcttcgaaggatgctcccctaggggccgcttctgagactcccaagagttag